A DNA window from Thioalkalivibrio sp. XN279 contains the following coding sequences:
- a CDS encoding cytochrome c gives MTFPIASTACKFAALPALALLLAGCPAASGPTGDPGPQHAELQCPQPRDTQRAPDTYQALTNPLAPSAENLAQGRALYQADRPGGSCASCHGSAGDGRGPAGAGLVPPPRDFTCAPTMAPLSDGQLFWITKYGSGAFHVAAGQGSQQVSRPGRRENPTAMAPYDEQLSDAEIWQLVLYMRSFLDAPAAQAP, from the coding sequence ATGACATTCCCCATCGCCTCCACTGCATGCAAGTTCGCCGCCCTGCCGGCGCTAGCGCTGCTTCTCGCCGGTTGCCCGGCTGCTTCCGGGCCCACCGGCGACCCGGGGCCGCAGCATGCAGAGCTCCAGTGTCCGCAACCGCGCGACACCCAGCGCGCTCCGGACACCTACCAGGCCTTGACCAACCCGCTCGCCCCCAGCGCCGAGAACCTGGCGCAGGGACGGGCCCTGTACCAGGCCGATCGTCCGGGCGGCTCCTGCGCCAGCTGCCACGGCAGCGCCGGCGACGGGCGCGGCCCGGCCGGCGCGGGCCTGGTGCCGCCGCCGCGCGACTTCACCTGCGCGCCGACCATGGCGCCGCTCAGCGACGGCCAGCTCTTCTGGATCACCAAGTACGGCTCGGGCGCCTTCCACGTCGCTGCCGGCCAGGGCAGCCAGCAGGTGTCTCGCCCGGGGCGGCGCGAGAACCCGACGGCCATGGCGCCATACGACGAGCAACTGAGCGACGCCGAGATCTGGCAGCTGGTGCTGTACATGCGCAGCTTCCTCGACGCCCCTGCCGCGCAGGCGCCGTGA
- a CDS encoding FeoA family protein produces MTTLNELLVGESGRIVGFDGASPSYRRKLLSLGLTPGAVVHVARVAPLGDPMEVRVRGFSMSLRKTEAAALLVEKT; encoded by the coding sequence ATGACCACCCTGAATGAACTGCTGGTCGGCGAGAGCGGCCGGATCGTCGGCTTCGACGGCGCCTCCCCGTCTTACCGGCGCAAGCTGCTGTCGCTCGGCCTGACCCCGGGCGCCGTAGTGCACGTGGCGCGCGTGGCGCCGCTCGGCGACCCGATGGAAGTCCGCGTGCGCGGCTTCTCCATGTCGCTGCGCAAGACGGAAGCGGCTGCATTGCTCGTGGAGAAAACGTGA